In one Buchnera aphidicola (Pemphigus immunis) genomic region, the following are encoded:
- the trpB gene encoding tryptophan synthase subunit beta gives MSLLNPYFGEFGGMYVPQILMPALYELEKAFIDSSHDLIFKTTLDNLLKNYAGRPTALTLCKNLTKGTKTRLYLKREDLLHGGAHKTNQVLGQALLAIKMKKKEIIAETGAGQHGVAAAMSSALLGLKCRIYMGNKDYQRQSPNVFRMRLMGAKVIPVTNGSETLKDACNESLRDFAENYTKAHYMIGTAAGPHPYPTIVKKFQSVIGKETKNQILEQEGKLPNAIIACIGGGSNAIGIFSSFINEKKVNLIGVEAAGKGIETDQHGAALKLGRIGIYFGMKAPLMQTKEGQIKESWSISAGLDFPSVGPEHAWLKKIGRANYVSITDKEALTAFQALSEKEGIIPALESAHALGYALKLIKKNPNKEQLLVVNLSGRGDKDIFTVSNILEKEKC, from the coding sequence ATGTCTTTATTAAATCCTTATTTTGGTGAATTTGGTGGTATGTATGTTCCTCAAATACTAATGCCTGCATTATATGAGTTAGAAAAAGCATTTATAGATTCTAGTCATGATCTCATTTTTAAAACTACTTTAGATAATTTATTAAAAAATTACGCAGGTAGACCAACTGCTCTTACTTTATGTAAAAACTTGACAAAAGGCACTAAAACGCGTCTTTATTTAAAAAGAGAAGATTTATTACACGGAGGAGCTCATAAAACTAATCAAGTTTTAGGACAAGCCTTATTAGCAATAAAAATGAAAAAAAAAGAGATTATTGCAGAAACAGGAGCTGGTCAACATGGAGTAGCTGCGGCTATGTCATCTGCTTTATTAGGTTTAAAATGTAGAATATATATGGGAAATAAGGATTATCAAAGACAATCACCAAACGTATTTCGAATGAGATTAATGGGAGCAAAAGTAATACCTGTAACGAATGGTTCTGAAACTTTAAAAGATGCTTGTAACGAATCTTTACGTGATTTTGCTGAAAATTATACGAAAGCGCATTATATGATAGGAACTGCTGCTGGCCCTCATCCTTATCCTACTATAGTAAAAAAATTTCAAAGTGTTATAGGGAAAGAAACGAAAAATCAAATTTTAGAACAAGAGGGAAAATTACCAAATGCAATTATTGCTTGTATTGGAGGAGGATCTAATGCCATTGGTATATTTTCTAGTTTTATTAATGAAAAAAAAGTTAATTTAATTGGAGTAGAAGCAGCAGGCAAAGGAATTGAAACAGATCAACATGGGGCTGCTTTAAAATTAGGTAGAATAGGAATATATTTTGGTATGAAAGCTCCTTTAATGCAAACAAAAGAAGGTCAAATTAAAGAATCATGGTCTATTTCTGCTGGATTAGACTTTCCTTCAGTAGGTCCTGAACACGCATGGTTAAAAAAAATTGGTCGTGCTAATTATGTATCTATAACAGATAAAGAAGCACTAACAGCTTTTCAAGCATTATCTGAAAAAGAAGGTATTATACCAGCTTTAGAATCCGCACATGCTTTAGGTTATGCCTTAAAATTAATTAAAAAAAATCCTAATAAAGAACAATTGTTAGTAGTAAATCTTTCGGGTCGTGGTGATAAAGACATTTTTACTGTTAGTAACATTTTAGAAAAGGAGAAATGTTAA
- the trpCF gene encoding bifunctional indole-3-glycerol-phosphate synthase TrpC/phosphoribosylanthranilate isomerase TrpF yields the protein MQNTILQEIVKNKFIWLKTQKQKKPLKNFKKKIQKTDRNFYQSLNNIRPFFILECKKTSPSSGIIREKFNLIDICHTYKKYASVISVLTDEKYFHGKLEFISIARSIVSQPILCKDFFIDPYQVYLARYYQADAILLMLSILDNAQYNTLSKIATDMNMGVITEVNNETELHRAILLNAKVIGINNRNLHDFSIDLNRTKSIAPLVPKNIKVISESGIYNYSQVRNLSKLVHGFLIGSSLMKQKNLDIAIRRIIIGDNKVCGLTEGKDAEISKKYGAIYGGLIFVKNSRRYVRENIAIKIISKADLYYVGVFRNENIHYVVSIATLLNLKAVQLHGSEDQNYINKLRDQLPYEIKIWKSCSIKNVVPNHSFKNISYYIFDNLEGGSGKSFNWSVLANCNLSNVILAGGLNSKNCIRASQLGCAGLDFNSGVEDNFGKKDPKKIFSVFHSLRNYSS from the coding sequence ATGCAAAACACAATATTACAAGAAATTGTAAAAAATAAATTCATTTGGTTAAAAACACAAAAACAAAAAAAACCATTAAAAAATTTTAAAAAAAAAATACAAAAAACTGATAGAAATTTTTACCAATCATTAAATAATATTCGTCCATTTTTTATTTTAGAATGTAAAAAAACTTCTCCTTCATCAGGAATAATTAGGGAAAAATTTAATCTTATTGACATTTGTCATACTTATAAAAAATATGCTTCTGTAATCTCTGTATTAACCGATGAAAAATATTTTCATGGAAAATTAGAATTTATATCAATAGCTCGATCAATAGTTTCTCAACCTATATTATGTAAAGATTTTTTTATTGATCCTTATCAAGTATATTTAGCTCGTTATTATCAAGCTGATGCCATTCTGCTAATGTTATCTATTTTAGATAATGCACAATATAACACCCTTTCTAAAATTGCAACAGACATGAATATGGGAGTAATAACTGAAGTAAATAATGAAACAGAACTACATCGAGCAATTTTACTGAATGCAAAAGTTATTGGTATTAATAATCGAAATTTACACGATTTTTCAATAGATCTCAATAGAACTAAATCTATTGCTCCTTTAGTACCAAAAAATATAAAAGTTATCAGTGAGTCAGGAATTTATAATTATTCTCAAGTTCGTAACTTAAGCAAATTAGTGCATGGATTTTTAATTGGTTCATCATTAATGAAACAAAAAAATTTAGACATAGCTATTCGTAGAATTATTATAGGGGATAATAAAGTTTGTGGATTAACTGAAGGAAAAGATGCAGAAATATCAAAAAAATATGGAGCTATTTATGGTGGATTAATTTTCGTAAAAAATTCTCGACGTTATGTTCGAGAAAATATAGCTATTAAAATTATTAGTAAAGCTGATTTATATTATGTTGGAGTTTTTAGAAATGAAAATATACATTATGTTGTATCTATAGCTACATTATTAAATTTAAAAGCTGTACAGTTACATGGAAGTGAAGATCAAAATTACATTAATAAACTACGAGATCAACTACCATATGAAATAAAAATATGGAAATCTTGTAGCATTAAAAATGTCGTTCCTAATCATAGTTTTAAAAATATTAGTTATTACATATTTGATAATTTAGAAGGAGGAAGTGGAAAAAGTTTTAATTGGTCAGTATTGGCAAATTGCAATCTTAGTAACGTTATTTTAGCTGGTGGATTAAATTCTAAAAATTGTATCCGTGCTTCACAATTAGGTTGTGCCGGATTAGATTTTAATTCAGGTGTAGAAGATAATTTCGGAAAAAAAGATCCTAAAAAAATATTTTCTGTTTTTCATTCTTTAAGAAATTATTCTTCATAA
- the trpD gene encoding anthranilate phosphoribosyltransferase, translating into MEKILKKIYESKLLNSVESYILFQNIIKKKINNIQLASLLIAIKIRGESSDEIAGAIRACLEKINFSIKPNYNFSDIVGTGGDNNNTINISTVSAIVAATCGLKIAKHCNAKISSLSGSSDVLDELGINYTLSAQQSYEMLDKFNICFLFAPQYHTVFKNAIKVRKILKTKTFFNILGPLLNPFKPPLTVIGVYSKPLILNMIKTLRKLNYKRAIVLHSSGNDEVMLFGSTYISELNNKKIISYEISAKDFGLHTHPQNALKGGSSKENCDIIKKILQGRGSLAHEETIAANVALLLKIFGYENIKENAQYALETIRSGKAYKKLISLMNWKNYAKHNITRNCKK; encoded by the coding sequence ATGGAAAAAATTCTAAAAAAAATATATGAATCAAAGTTATTAAATAGTGTAGAAAGTTATATTTTATTTCAAAATATAATTAAAAAAAAAATTAATAATATTCAATTAGCATCTTTATTAATTGCTATCAAAATAAGAGGAGAATCATCAGATGAAATAGCTGGAGCAATACGTGCATGCTTAGAAAAAATAAATTTTTCAATTAAACCCAATTATAATTTTTCTGACATAGTTGGTACAGGTGGAGATAATAATAATACCATTAATATATCAACTGTAAGCGCTATTGTTGCTGCAACATGTGGATTAAAAATTGCTAAACATTGTAATGCTAAGATATCTAGTTTGTCCGGTTCATCAGACGTATTAGATGAATTAGGTATTAATTATACCTTATCAGCTCAACAATCATATGAAATGTTAGATAAATTTAACATTTGCTTTTTATTTGCACCGCAATATCATACCGTATTTAAGAATGCTATAAAAGTAAGAAAAATATTAAAAACAAAAACTTTTTTTAATATTTTAGGTCCTTTACTAAATCCATTTAAACCTCCATTAACAGTAATTGGTGTCTATAGTAAACCACTTATTTTAAATATGATAAAAACATTAAGAAAATTAAACTATAAACGTGCTATTGTATTACACAGTAGTGGCAACGATGAAGTAATGTTATTTGGGAGTACATATATATCTGAACTAAATAATAAAAAAATTATTTCATATGAAATATCAGCTAAAGATTTTGGTTTACATACTCATCCACAAAACGCATTAAAAGGAGGTTCTTCGAAAGAAAACTGTGATATTATAAAAAAAATATTACAAGGACGTGGTAGTTTAGCACATGAAGAAACGATAGCAGCAAATGTAGCATTATTATTAAAGATATTTGGATATGAAAATATAAAAGAAAATGCACAATATGCATTAGAAACTATTCGTAGTGGAAAAGCGTATAAAAAATTAATATCCCTTATGAATTGGAAAAATTATGCAAAACACAATATTACAAGAAATTGTAAAAAATAA
- a CDS encoding DMT family transporter, with amino-acid sequence MQNIIIIILFFLVSITWGTTWIAMKFAIDTIPPFFATGMRFLLAAPLLISMAYYSKTPLLFPPGERYFQFFICIFYFSIPFSLMLYGGLYVNAYVSSVIFSNMPVFILITSFFILRKKIFFLQKIGLTIAVIILIFILFNAVYIIHDCQFKGIIALMLAVISHAIMYVECKKKSYNVSVLTFNALPSLVSGIILLTLAWYFEHPVLNNFSKMSILAVIYLGDFSGICGILSYFYLQKKVNSFHASVVFLVFPFIATSLDYYIFKYTIPINQLLLTIPLMFGILLTLIPNKIKNNI; translated from the coding sequence ATGCAAAATATTATAATAATAATATTATTTTTTTTAGTTTCTATTACATGGGGTACTACTTGGATAGCAATGAAATTTGCTATAGATACTATTCCTCCTTTTTTTGCTACAGGAATGCGATTTTTATTAGCAGCGCCTTTATTAATTAGTATGGCTTACTATAGTAAGACACCTTTACTTTTTCCTCCAGGGGAACGGTATTTTCAATTTTTTATTTGTATATTTTATTTTTCTATTCCATTTTCATTAATGTTATATGGTGGACTATATGTCAATGCATATGTGTCTTCTGTTATTTTTTCAAATATGCCTGTTTTTATTTTAATTACTTCTTTTTTTATACTGAGAAAAAAAATATTTTTTTTACAAAAAATAGGATTAACAATAGCTGTAATCATTCTTATTTTTATTTTATTTAATGCTGTATATATTATACATGATTGTCAGTTTAAAGGAATTATTGCATTAATGTTAGCGGTAATTAGTCATGCTATTATGTACGTAGAATGTAAAAAGAAATCTTATAACGTATCTGTCCTCACATTTAATGCATTGCCTTCATTAGTATCTGGCATAATTTTATTAACTTTGGCTTGGTATTTTGAACATCCAGTTCTGAATAATTTTTCAAAAATGTCAATTTTAGCAGTAATTTATTTAGGAGATTTCTCTGGTATATGTGGTATATTGTCTTATTTTTATTTACAAAAAAAAGTAAATTCTTTTCATGCTTCTGTTGTATTTTTAGTTTTTCCATTTATTGCTACCAGTTTAGATTATTATATTTTTAAATATACTATTCCTATTAATCAATTGTTATTAACAATTCCATTAATGTTTGGTATATTATTAACTTTAATTCCGAATAAAATAAAAAATAATATTTAA
- a CDS encoding S4 domain-containing protein: MNEKIQKILANSGYGSRRYIEKMIRSNLIFVNGKKINIGQRFLKNNIQSLTIDKKFFLFNIKKKTTCANLL, translated from the coding sequence ATGAATGAAAAAATACAAAAAATATTAGCTAATTCGGGTTATGGATCCCGTCGTTATATTGAAAAAATGATAAGATCTAATCTTATTTTTGTTAATGGAAAAAAAATTAATATTGGCCAACGATTTTTAAAAAACAATATACAATCATTAACTATTGATAAAAAATTTTTTTTATTTAATATAAAAAAAAAAACCACGTGTGCTAATTTATTATAA
- a CDS encoding pseudouridine synthase, with translation MLIYYKPEGYICTRNDPKNRITVFETLPVLKNTKWIMVGRLDLNSCGLLLFTTDGELAYRLMHPKFNITRKYAVRVFGNIDEKKINQLKSGVYLEDGYAVFKTIELKSNNSKNKWFIVSLTEGRNREVRRIWEKVGVQVNKLIRISYANVILPPCLSPRSWLYLKDDLVNALYNLIQLKYY, from the coding sequence GTGCTAATTTATTATAAACCAGAAGGATATATTTGCACTCGTAATGATCCTAAAAATCGTATTACAGTTTTTGAAACATTACCAGTATTGAAAAATACTAAATGGATTATGGTAGGTAGATTAGATTTAAATAGTTGTGGTTTATTATTATTTACAACTGATGGAGAATTAGCTTATCGTCTTATGCATCCAAAATTTAATATTACAAGAAAATACGCAGTTCGTGTATTTGGAAATATAGATGAAAAAAAAATAAATCAATTAAAATCAGGAGTATACCTTGAAGACGGATATGCAGTTTTTAAAACCATTGAATTAAAATCTAACAATTCTAAAAATAAATGGTTTATAGTATCTTTAACAGAAGGTAGAAATCGTGAAGTAAGAAGAATATGGGAAAAAGTAGGAGTTCAAGTTAATAAACTAATTCGTATTAGTTATGCAAATGTTATTTTACCTCCATGTTTATCTCCTAGATCATGGTTGTATCTTAAAGATGATTTAGTTAATGCTTTGTATAATTTAATTCAATTAAAATATTATTAA
- the sohB gene encoding protease SohB, with translation MNFILNYVLFLAKNITVLVTILTILLFFTRILQRKNKEKGDFKLTLLGEKYENIKKNILFLKMTPYEKKIWNQKNKKKQKKEMISNKKKYITNKKIYLEEKMPTLYILNFKGDVHASAVSNLRKEISAILTVAEKNDEVLLRLESSGGIVHGYGFAAFQLQRLRQKGIYLTIAIDKIAASGGYMMASVADHIMAAPFSIIGSIGVVAQIPNFNRILKNNNIDVELHTAGKYKRTLTLFGENTQESREKFCSELETTHNLFKKFIQEMRPSLNIDSVATGEYWFGSLALKKNLVDSINNSDDFLISKKNKFTLLEIKYVSKKNIIGNIINNIVKNIFSVILNK, from the coding sequence ATGAATTTTATTTTAAATTATGTACTTTTTTTAGCAAAAAATATTACTGTATTAGTGACAATATTAACTATATTGTTGTTTTTCACACGTATATTACAACGTAAAAATAAAGAGAAAGGAGATTTTAAATTAACTTTATTAGGGGAAAAATACGAAAATATAAAAAAAAATATACTTTTTTTAAAAATGACACCTTATGAAAAAAAAATATGGAATCAAAAAAATAAAAAAAAACAAAAAAAAGAAATGATAAGTAATAAAAAAAAATATATTACGAATAAAAAAATATATTTAGAAGAAAAAATGCCGACATTATATATATTAAATTTTAAAGGCGATGTACATGCAAGTGCAGTTAGTAATTTAAGAAAAGAAATATCTGCTATTCTTACAGTTGCAGAAAAAAACGATGAAGTATTATTAAGACTGGAAAGTTCAGGTGGAATTGTACATGGTTATGGATTTGCTGCTTTTCAATTACAAAGATTACGTCAAAAAGGGATTTATTTAACAATTGCAATAGATAAAATTGCTGCTAGCGGAGGATATATGATGGCTAGTGTTGCCGATCATATTATGGCTGCACCATTTTCTATTATTGGATCTATTGGAGTTGTTGCACAAATTCCTAACTTTAATAGAATATTAAAAAATAATAATATCGATGTAGAATTACATACAGCTGGAAAATATAAACGCACTTTAACTTTATTTGGTGAAAATACTCAAGAATCACGAGAGAAATTTTGTAGTGAATTGGAGACAACTCATAATCTCTTTAAAAAATTTATTCAAGAAATGAGACCATCTTTAAATATTGATTCTGTTGCTACCGGAGAATATTGGTTCGGTTCTCTTGCTTTAAAAAAAAATCTTGTAGATAGTATTAATAATAGTGATGATTTTTTAATTTCAAAAAAAAATAAGTTCACTTTATTAGAAATAAAATATGTATCTAAAAAAAACATTATAGGTAATATTATCAATAATATCGTTAAAAATATATTTTCAGTAATATTAAATAAATAA